A stretch of the Zonotrichia albicollis isolate bZonAlb1 chromosome 29, bZonAlb1.hap1, whole genome shotgun sequence genome encodes the following:
- the LOC102069606 gene encoding ectoderm-neural cortex protein 1 isoform X1: MRYRSSLSTMSVSSHENRKSRSSSGSMNIHLFHKPGHADSLLTQLNLLRQQNLFTDVVLRAGNQSFPCHRAVLAACSRYFNAMFSGGLKESRDAEVNFHDSLHPEVLELLLDYAYSARVLINEENAESLLEAGDMLQFQDIRDASADFLEKNLYPGNCLNMLLLSDAHCCERLLELSWRMALANFTSLCKTEDFLRLPKDKLLELVESEELEVEDETLVYEAVIGWIRYDLPRRHEVLPELLRSVRLALLPESYLRKQVACEKLVTSHKLGEEIVADAVRCKMKILQNDGLVTGCCARPRKVSQALLLLGGQTFMCDKIYMLDHKSSEIIPRADIPSPRKECSACAIGCKVYITGGKGSENGASRDVWVYDTLHDEWAKAAPMLVARFGHGSAELDHCLYVVGGHTATNGAFPASPSVSLKQVEHYDPQLDKWSLVAPLREGVSNAAVVGAKMKLFVFGGTSANQNKLPKVQCFDPCQNRWTVPASCPQPWRYTAAAVVGSHVIVIGGDTEFSASSAYRFHSDTFQWSKFGDVTAKCISCRAVTSGNRLYVVGGYCGAQRCKTLDCYDPSSDTWSSVTTVPYSLIPTAFVSTWKYLSA, from the exons ATGAGATACCGG agcagcctcagcacaaTGTCCGTCAGCAGCCACGAGAACCGGAAATCCCGCTCGAGCTCGGGCTCCATGAACATCCACCTCTTCCACAAACCGGGCCACGCCGACAGCCTCCTCACCCAGCTGAACCTGCTCCGCCAGCAGAACCTCTTCACCGACGTGGTGCTGCGGGCAGGGAACCAGAGCTTCCCGTGCCACCGCGCCGTCCTGGCCGCCTGCAGCCGCTACTTCAACGCCATGTTCAGCGGGGGCCTGAAGGAGAGCAGGGATGCCGAGGTCAACTTCCACGACTCGCTGCACCCcgaggtgctggagctgctgctggactaCGCCTACTCAGCCCGGGTGCTGATCAACGAGGAGAACGCCGAGTCCCTGCTGGAGGCCGGGGACATGCTGCAGTTCCAGGATATCCGGGATGCTTCTGCTGACTTTCTGGAGAAGAATCTTTATCCTGGGAACTGCCTgaacatgctgctgctgtccgaTGCCCACTGCTGCGAgcggctgctggagctgtcctgGAGGATGGCCTTGGCCAACTTCACCTCGCTCTGCAAGACTGAGGATTTCCTCCGGCTGCCCAAAGACAAactgctggagctggtggagaGCGAGGAGCTGGAGGTGGAAGATGAGACTCTGGTCTACGAAGCCGTTATAGGCTGGATCCGCTACGATTTGCCCCGGCGCCACGAAGTTCTGCCCGAGCTGCTGCGCTCCGTgcgcctggccctgctgcccgaGTCCTACCTGAGGAAGCAGGTGGCCTGCGAGAAGCTGGTGACCAGCCACAAGCTGGGGGAGGAGATCGTGGCCGACGCCGTGCGCTGCAAAATGAAGATCCTGCAGAACGACGGGCTGGTGACGGGCTGCTGCGCCCGGCCCCGCAAGGtcagccaggccctgctgctgctcggcGGCCAGACCTTCATGTGCGACAAGATTTACATGCTGGACCATAAAAGCAGCGAGATCATCCCTCGTGCCGACATCCCCAGCCCCCGCAAGGAGTGCAGCGCCTGCGCCATCGGCTGCAAGGTTTACATCACCGGCGGCAAGGGCTCCGAGAACGGCGCTTCCAGGGACGTCTGGGTCTACGACACCCTCCACgacgagtgggccaaagctgctCCCATGCTGGTGGCGCGGTTTGGCCACGGTTCCGCCGAGCTGGATCACTGCCTGTACGTGGTGGGGGGACACACGGCCACCAACGGCGCCTTCCCGGCCTCGCCCTCCGTGTCCCTCAAGCAGGTGGAGCACTACGACCCTCAGCTGGACAAGTGGTCGCTGGTGGCTCCTCTCCGGGAGGGCGTCAGCAACGCCGCCGTGGTGGGAGCCAAGATGAAGctgtttgttttcgggggcaccagcgccaacCAGAACAAGCTGCCCAAGGTGCAGTGCTTCGACCCGTGCCAGAACCGCTGGACGGTGCCCgccagctgcccccagccctggcgcTACACGGCCGCCGCCGTGGTGGGCAGCCACGTCATCGTCATCGGCGGCGACACCGAGTTCTCGGCCAGCTCCGCTTACCGCTTCCACAGCGACACCTTCCAGTGGTCCAAGTTTGGGGACGTCACCGCCAAGTGCATCAGCTGCCGCGCCGTCACCTCGGGGAACAGGCTCTACGTGGTGGGCGGCTACTGCGGGGCACAGCGCTGCAAAACCCTGGACTGCTACGACCCCTCGTCCGACACGTGGAGCAGCGTCACCACCGTGCCCTACTCGCTCATCCCCACCGCCTTCGTCAGCACCTGGAAGTACCTGTCAGCCTGA
- the LOC102069606 gene encoding ectoderm-neural cortex protein 1 isoform X2 gives MSVSSHENRKSRSSSGSMNIHLFHKPGHADSLLTQLNLLRQQNLFTDVVLRAGNQSFPCHRAVLAACSRYFNAMFSGGLKESRDAEVNFHDSLHPEVLELLLDYAYSARVLINEENAESLLEAGDMLQFQDIRDASADFLEKNLYPGNCLNMLLLSDAHCCERLLELSWRMALANFTSLCKTEDFLRLPKDKLLELVESEELEVEDETLVYEAVIGWIRYDLPRRHEVLPELLRSVRLALLPESYLRKQVACEKLVTSHKLGEEIVADAVRCKMKILQNDGLVTGCCARPRKVSQALLLLGGQTFMCDKIYMLDHKSSEIIPRADIPSPRKECSACAIGCKVYITGGKGSENGASRDVWVYDTLHDEWAKAAPMLVARFGHGSAELDHCLYVVGGHTATNGAFPASPSVSLKQVEHYDPQLDKWSLVAPLREGVSNAAVVGAKMKLFVFGGTSANQNKLPKVQCFDPCQNRWTVPASCPQPWRYTAAAVVGSHVIVIGGDTEFSASSAYRFHSDTFQWSKFGDVTAKCISCRAVTSGNRLYVVGGYCGAQRCKTLDCYDPSSDTWSSVTTVPYSLIPTAFVSTWKYLSA, from the coding sequence aTGTCCGTCAGCAGCCACGAGAACCGGAAATCCCGCTCGAGCTCGGGCTCCATGAACATCCACCTCTTCCACAAACCGGGCCACGCCGACAGCCTCCTCACCCAGCTGAACCTGCTCCGCCAGCAGAACCTCTTCACCGACGTGGTGCTGCGGGCAGGGAACCAGAGCTTCCCGTGCCACCGCGCCGTCCTGGCCGCCTGCAGCCGCTACTTCAACGCCATGTTCAGCGGGGGCCTGAAGGAGAGCAGGGATGCCGAGGTCAACTTCCACGACTCGCTGCACCCcgaggtgctggagctgctgctggactaCGCCTACTCAGCCCGGGTGCTGATCAACGAGGAGAACGCCGAGTCCCTGCTGGAGGCCGGGGACATGCTGCAGTTCCAGGATATCCGGGATGCTTCTGCTGACTTTCTGGAGAAGAATCTTTATCCTGGGAACTGCCTgaacatgctgctgctgtccgaTGCCCACTGCTGCGAgcggctgctggagctgtcctgGAGGATGGCCTTGGCCAACTTCACCTCGCTCTGCAAGACTGAGGATTTCCTCCGGCTGCCCAAAGACAAactgctggagctggtggagaGCGAGGAGCTGGAGGTGGAAGATGAGACTCTGGTCTACGAAGCCGTTATAGGCTGGATCCGCTACGATTTGCCCCGGCGCCACGAAGTTCTGCCCGAGCTGCTGCGCTCCGTgcgcctggccctgctgcccgaGTCCTACCTGAGGAAGCAGGTGGCCTGCGAGAAGCTGGTGACCAGCCACAAGCTGGGGGAGGAGATCGTGGCCGACGCCGTGCGCTGCAAAATGAAGATCCTGCAGAACGACGGGCTGGTGACGGGCTGCTGCGCCCGGCCCCGCAAGGtcagccaggccctgctgctgctcggcGGCCAGACCTTCATGTGCGACAAGATTTACATGCTGGACCATAAAAGCAGCGAGATCATCCCTCGTGCCGACATCCCCAGCCCCCGCAAGGAGTGCAGCGCCTGCGCCATCGGCTGCAAGGTTTACATCACCGGCGGCAAGGGCTCCGAGAACGGCGCTTCCAGGGACGTCTGGGTCTACGACACCCTCCACgacgagtgggccaaagctgctCCCATGCTGGTGGCGCGGTTTGGCCACGGTTCCGCCGAGCTGGATCACTGCCTGTACGTGGTGGGGGGACACACGGCCACCAACGGCGCCTTCCCGGCCTCGCCCTCCGTGTCCCTCAAGCAGGTGGAGCACTACGACCCTCAGCTGGACAAGTGGTCGCTGGTGGCTCCTCTCCGGGAGGGCGTCAGCAACGCCGCCGTGGTGGGAGCCAAGATGAAGctgtttgttttcgggggcaccagcgccaacCAGAACAAGCTGCCCAAGGTGCAGTGCTTCGACCCGTGCCAGAACCGCTGGACGGTGCCCgccagctgcccccagccctggcgcTACACGGCCGCCGCCGTGGTGGGCAGCCACGTCATCGTCATCGGCGGCGACACCGAGTTCTCGGCCAGCTCCGCTTACCGCTTCCACAGCGACACCTTCCAGTGGTCCAAGTTTGGGGACGTCACCGCCAAGTGCATCAGCTGCCGCGCCGTCACCTCGGGGAACAGGCTCTACGTGGTGGGCGGCTACTGCGGGGCACAGCGCTGCAAAACCCTGGACTGCTACGACCCCTCGTCCGACACGTGGAGCAGCGTCACCACCGTGCCCTACTCGCTCATCCCCACCGCCTTCGTCAGCACCTGGAAGTACCTGTCAGCCTGA